AAAGGGCGCTTCACCACATGCCCCGGAGAGGTTCCGGACTGGTCATTCACTTCAAGCCGCGCCACCATGGACATAGGCCACTATATAAAAGCAACCAACACCACCGGCTGGATAAAAAGCGTTCCGGTGCTCTACACCCCCTACATGATTTACCCTATCAAAAAAGAGCGTGAAAGCGGCCTCCTTATTCCAAAAATAGGTTCAAACTCCGAAAGGGGAACCATGATAGGCCTCAAGTATTTCCGCGACATCAACATAGACAAGGATGCCACCATCGGCACAAATATATATTCAACTGGAATAGTCCACTATCTCGGCGAATACAGATACGCCAAGAGCATGAACGAGAATATTTACATTTACGGCGAATATATTGATGACTGGGAGAGCGAATCGGACAAAAGAAACAGGTATCTGCTTTATCAGGACTCCAACTTTAAAATAGGCGATAATACCGAAATGTACATTGAGATGGATTATGTCTCGGATTACAGGTATTTGAGAGATATAGCAGACACAGAAATGGTGGATGACTATGACAATCCGGATAACAAATTCTACGCAGATTTCAGGCTGATTCACAGAACAGAATATGCTGATTTCGGAATCCGCTTTAAAAACGACATGCAGTTCACAGATATAGACAACGGCTACAAAAAGACGGAGGTTTACAGACTGCCGAATCTTTTTGTAAGAAAAAACCTCCGCCAGGGCTTTCTCGGCCTCAATTACACAGCCGATCTTGACCATGTTCTCTACAGGGAAAAAACCATTTACCCGGCCTCAAGCAGTAATGATTTGATTGTGGAAGATGAATATCAGCGCCTGCACCTCACAACGGAAATTTATACCCCCATCAACCTCAGAGTAGCCACATTCAAGCCATATGCCGAAATAATGGCTACAAAGTGGGAGGGAATAGCCGAAGCTCCGAATGTGAAAAACAGCAGGGGAACAAGCATAGCGCAGATAAATGCGGATGACAGCTCAATAGAGCGTCTCTCATACAGAATCGGTTATGAAATAGCACTGAACGAAATCTACAGAAAATATGATAAATTCTCCCACTCCATATACAACACATTCAGGTACGAACAGATACCGGAGCTTGACCACTCAGCCATCCCTGAGAGAATAGAAGGCGACCTCATAGAAGGAACAAAAAGCTACACATACTTCTTTAAAAACTATTTTGACGCAGAAAAATGGAATCTGGATGCCTCCCTTGAGCAGACATACGATGCAATGCTCAGCGAAGACCGCCTGAGACCGATAATAGCCAAAATAAACTACAACTATGACAAAAGGCTGAATGTTTACCTCAGGCACGACTATGACCACAGCGATGCGGACACATCCCTCCTCAACCAGAGGATTTCCTTCTCCACAGGCTTAGTGACATTCAGCGAGGAATATCTTTACGAAGATATGGACTACACCGATGAAACCGAGAACACATCCCTTGAATTCAGCGTGAGTCTCAACTTCAGAAAATTTGAACTTGCTTTTCAAACCAAAACATCAGGTAAAAACGAACATATGT
The genomic region above belongs to Geovibrio ferrireducens and contains:
- a CDS encoding LPS-assembly protein LptD — its product is MIRLLLIILFTSYISANAAEIFVPSGTKADNITLEADEMFAPDNLTFEATGNVVIMRDNSTLTADKVIYNRETGVFDASGNVRLREGGNFFDCTNLTYDFAQEKGTFIDVKGFVEPYHYLEAEKFERTGQDNFLIEKGRFTTCPGEVPDWSFTSSRATMDIGHYIKATNTTGWIKSVPVLYTPYMIYPIKKERESGLLIPKIGSNSERGTMIGLKYFRDINIDKDATIGTNIYSTGIVHYLGEYRYAKSMNENIYIYGEYIDDWESESDKRNRYLLYQDSNFKIGDNTEMYIEMDYVSDYRYLRDIADTEMVDDYDNPDNKFYADFRLIHRTEYADFGIRFKNDMQFTDIDNGYKKTEVYRLPNLFVRKNLRQGFLGLNYTADLDHVLYREKTIYPASSSNDLIVEDEYQRLHLTTEIYTPINLRVATFKPYAEIMATKWEGIAEAPNVKNSRGTSIAQINADDSSIERLSYRIGYEIALNEIYRKYDKFSHSIYNTFRYEQIPELDHSAIPERIEGDLIEGTKSYTYFFKNYFDAEKWNLDASLEQTYDAMLSEDRLRPIIAKINYNYDKRLNVYLRHDYDHSDADTSLLNQRISFSTGLVTFSEEYLYEDMDYTDETENTSLEFSVSLNFRKFELAFQTKTSGKNEHMSLNNLRTISNSIYGTYKSGCWHMGLSVTQKEYNPIDDKGGYSGREQIIYFVIGLQGLGTFRSPVSSTRSADRVDNFF